A stretch of Patescibacteria group bacterium DNA encodes these proteins:
- a CDS encoding vitamin K epoxide reductase family protein codes for MLFHLAIILLASSGFAIALYVYRHKHGPVPLLCPITKHKCETVVHSRYSKLFGIPLEFLGMAYYGFTAVAHIVAIISGLESTLLITATFILSLFAFCFSLYLTAIQAFILREWCTWCLLSASICTAIALLALKMLL; via the coding sequence ATGTTATTTCATCTTGCCATAATTCTTCTCGCGAGCTCCGGCTTTGCCATTGCACTTTATGTCTACCGGCACAAACATGGCCCAGTACCACTGCTTTGCCCCATAACGAAACACAAGTGCGAGACCGTGGTGCACAGTCGATATTCAAAATTATTCGGTATTCCACTTGAGTTCCTGGGTATGGCCTACTATGGCTTTACCGCAGTAGCACATATAGTGGCTATTATTAGTGGCCTTGAAAGCACGCTGCTCATCACTGCAACGTTCATCCTTTCACTATTTGCCTTTTGCTTCTCGCTCTATCTCACTGCCATTCAGGCTTTCATTTTACGTGAATGGTGCACGTGGTGTTTACTGTCTGCCAGCATTTGCA
- a CDS encoding metal-sensitive transcriptional regulator, with product MESSNTKKLVRRLKIIEGQIRGLQTMVADGTYCIDVITQTSAVKQALSNVEDILLENHLGSCAIKQVQSGQVEKAKREILRVYKLKRR from the coding sequence ATGGAATCATCCAATACTAAAAAACTTGTTCGTCGGCTGAAGATAATTGAAGGTCAAATTCGTGGTCTGCAAACTATGGTTGCAGATGGCACGTATTGTATTGATGTAATTACGCAAACGTCTGCTGTGAAGCAGGCGTTGTCGAACGTAGAAGATATTTTGCTCGAAAATCATCTTGGATCTTGTGCCATAAAGCAGGTGCAGTCTGGGCAAGTGGAGAAAGCGAAGCGTGAAATACTTCGAGTTTATAAATTAAAACGACGCTAA
- a CDS encoding heavy metal translocating P-type ATPase translates to MRSETLRVVGMHCASCAFNIEKAIKNKPGVGTVAVNYAMESAEITYDEKATTIADLSKEIAPLGYSFATQDAAMEHHAGADMKADELTTLRHKVVVAIPLVVISVFIMVLEFLVYPFAVIPELPVAAEEFMHHLMPVLATVALFLVGDQYIKGVWVFLRHGVANMDTLVGIGTMTAFAYSFIIAAFEQQLAPYIDVTHSYYDVVVVVIGLITLGKYLEANAKRRTGDAIRALLGLQVKTALVVRDGVEQELAVDQVKHGDIIMIKPGMRIPVDGTVLSGSSYVDEAMVTGEPMPVEKRVGENVVAGTVNTTGNFTFTATGVGEETLLASIVKLVAAAQGSRAPIQRLADAISQVFVPTVIGISFVTLGLWLTVGPQYLPFATALSLGLTCFVGVLVIACPCALGLATPTAIIVGVGKAAQDGILIKNAEVLERLHKVTTLVIDKTGTLTEGKPRVTSVIPLGGHSEDEVLSYAAALESLSEHPIATSIVAAAEAKHVTKVLVSNFENMPGVGVRGDIAGEVYYIGGPALLTKLTLPVPAELTVIANQGATAVVLVAKQQILGVIAVGDEVKAGAKQAVQELQHLGVNVIMATGDHVMSAKFVAAAVGIEPENIIAGLLPADKLTLVREWQAKGAIVAVAGDGVNDAPALAQANVGIAMATGTDVSIEASDVTLLHGDITKVAKAILLSRRTMRTIRQNLFWAFAYNVIGIPLAAGLFYPVFGWLLSPVFAGFAMAFSSVSVLGNSLRLKLIRL, encoded by the coding sequence ATGCGCTCAGAAACGCTTCGTGTTGTTGGTATGCATTGCGCATCCTGTGCGTTTAATATTGAAAAGGCCATTAAAAATAAGCCTGGCGTTGGTACCGTCGCGGTTAATTACGCTATGGAGTCTGCGGAAATTACTTATGACGAAAAGGCGACAACTATAGCCGACCTGTCTAAAGAAATTGCGCCACTTGGCTATTCGTTTGCGACTCAAGATGCGGCAATGGAACATCACGCCGGTGCTGATATGAAAGCTGACGAGCTTACGACGCTTCGCCACAAAGTTGTGGTCGCTATTCCGCTTGTGGTCATTAGTGTTTTTATAATGGTACTGGAATTTTTGGTGTATCCATTTGCGGTTATTCCTGAATTGCCAGTTGCGGCAGAAGAGTTTATGCACCATCTTATGCCAGTGCTCGCCACGGTGGCTCTCTTTTTGGTTGGTGACCAGTATATAAAAGGCGTATGGGTATTTTTGCGCCACGGTGTTGCCAATATGGATACGCTCGTTGGCATAGGCACGATGACGGCTTTTGCATATAGCTTTATTATCGCTGCTTTTGAGCAGCAGCTCGCACCATACATAGACGTGACCCACAGTTATTATGATGTTGTCGTCGTGGTCATTGGCCTTATTACGCTCGGCAAGTATTTAGAGGCGAACGCCAAGCGTAGAACTGGAGATGCCATTCGCGCCTTGCTCGGACTGCAGGTCAAGACGGCGCTCGTCGTGCGTGATGGCGTCGAGCAAGAGCTAGCAGTTGACCAAGTAAAACATGGCGACATTATTATGATTAAGCCGGGCATGCGTATACCGGTTGACGGTACGGTACTGTCTGGTAGTTCATACGTTGACGAAGCAATGGTGACCGGTGAACCTATGCCAGTAGAGAAGCGTGTTGGTGAAAACGTCGTGGCGGGAACGGTAAACACAACTGGTAATTTTACATTCACAGCCACAGGCGTTGGTGAGGAAACCTTGCTGGCAAGTATTGTGAAGCTAGTAGCAGCGGCGCAAGGATCGCGTGCGCCAATTCAGCGTTTGGCAGATGCCATCTCTCAAGTATTTGTACCGACCGTTATTGGAATTTCTTTTGTAACTTTAGGTCTTTGGCTTACCGTTGGGCCACAGTATTTGCCTTTTGCTACCGCCCTTTCACTTGGCTTGACGTGTTTTGTTGGCGTACTGGTCATTGCCTGTCCTTGCGCCTTGGGTTTAGCGACACCAACAGCAATTATTGTGGGGGTAGGAAAGGCGGCGCAAGATGGCATTTTAATTAAGAACGCAGAAGTATTGGAACGATTACACAAAGTAACAACACTCGTCATTGATAAGACTGGCACGCTCACCGAAGGTAAACCTCGCGTGACAAGTGTGATTCCTTTGGGAGGTCATAGTGAGGACGAAGTACTCTCGTATGCAGCCGCTCTTGAATCGTTGTCTGAGCATCCCATTGCCACAAGCATTGTGGCTGCGGCAGAAGCAAAACACGTAACAAAAGTACTCGTGAGTAATTTTGAAAATATGCCGGGTGTTGGTGTGAGGGGTGATATTGCTGGTGAAGTGTATTACATAGGTGGCCCAGCACTACTCACAAAACTCACTCTTCCTGTGCCAGCGGAACTTACTGTAATTGCTAACCAAGGTGCGACCGCTGTGGTGCTCGTAGCGAAGCAGCAAATTCTGGGTGTCATTGCTGTGGGAGATGAAGTGAAGGCCGGTGCGAAACAGGCAGTTCAAGAGCTGCAACACCTTGGTGTCAATGTGATTATGGCTACAGGAGATCATGTTATGTCGGCAAAATTTGTGGCGGCTGCGGTGGGCATTGAGCCAGAAAATATTATTGCTGGATTACTTCCAGCAGATAAACTGACGTTGGTGCGTGAATGGCAAGCGAAAGGTGCGATTGTGGCGGTTGCTGGAGATGGCGTGAACGACGCGCCGGCGCTTGCGCAGGCGAACGTTGGAATTGCCATGGCAACCGGCACAGATGTTTCTATTGAGGCAAGCGATGTAACGTTGCTTCATGGCGACATAACGAAAGTTGCCAAAGCTATTCTGTTATCGCGCCGTACTATGAGAACCATTCGGCAAAATCTTTTCTGGGCATTCGCGTACAATGTCATTGGTATACCGCTCGCGGCTGGTCTCTTTTATCCAGTGTTTGGGTGGCTGCTTTCACCGGTTTTCGCTGGGTTTGCTATGGCGTTCTCTAGTGTGTCTGTATTAGGTAACTCCCTACGCTTGAAATTAATACGTTTATAA
- a CDS encoding sulfite exporter TauE/SafE family protein — translation MASTTKTFSVHGMHCASCVVVINDTLKAMPGVAAVDTNLAKQSVTVTGEFEQSDNELAERFTEGVKHHGYTITELGVVPLKAVLWRDFAIGGIIAFLIVAGFLALQKMGIGNILGGTGMSYLTAFLVGIVASLSTCLAIVGGLVLTLSSTYAQSGKSWRPHAAFHVGRLVGFFILGGLIGIAGSTFQIATSWTAGISIAVGVVMFLLGLSLLEIMPAASRLLPRLPSTLHKRLSTQGSGGAAAPFFIGAATFFLPCGFTQSMQLYALSTGSFITGALTMFIFTLGTLPVLLLLSFGAFEVRNRSWRGIFFKAAGLLVIILALFNVYNALAVLGFVQPVNIF, via the coding sequence ATGGCATCTACCACAAAAACTTTTTCCGTTCACGGTATGCACTGTGCGTCGTGCGTTGTAGTTATTAACGATACGCTGAAGGCAATGCCAGGTGTGGCGGCGGTTGATACTAATCTTGCGAAGCAATCAGTTACCGTAACTGGTGAATTTGAACAAAGCGACAACGAACTTGCCGAGCGTTTTACGGAAGGTGTAAAGCATCACGGCTACACCATAACTGAACTCGGTGTTGTTCCGTTGAAAGCCGTGCTGTGGCGAGATTTTGCAATTGGCGGGATTATTGCTTTTTTGATAGTTGCGGGATTTCTCGCGCTACAGAAAATGGGCATCGGTAACATTTTAGGCGGCACTGGAATGAGTTACCTCACCGCATTTCTTGTGGGTATTGTTGCTTCACTATCTACATGCCTTGCTATTGTTGGCGGCTTGGTCCTCACGTTGTCGTCAACGTATGCGCAGAGCGGGAAGAGTTGGCGACCACATGCTGCATTCCATGTAGGTCGACTTGTGGGCTTCTTTATTTTGGGTGGGCTTATTGGTATTGCGGGTAGCACGTTTCAAATAGCCACCAGTTGGACTGCGGGCATAAGTATTGCTGTTGGTGTTGTTATGTTCCTACTGGGCCTTAGTCTTCTTGAGATAATGCCTGCGGCAAGTCGGTTGTTACCGCGTTTACCAAGCACGCTGCACAAGCGACTTTCTACTCAAGGGAGTGGCGGTGCAGCTGCACCATTCTTTATTGGTGCCGCAACATTTTTCTTACCCTGTGGATTTACGCAGTCAATGCAGCTATATGCGCTTTCAACAGGAAGCTTCATAACCGGTGCGCTTACTATGTTCATATTTACCCTTGGAACGTTGCCAGTACTCCTGTTACTTTCGTTTGGAGCATTTGAGGTGCGTAATAGGTCTTGGCGCGGTATCTTTTTTAAAGCAGCCGGTCTTCTGGTAATTATACTGGCGCTCTTTAATGTTTATAATGCACTAGCTGTGTTAGGATTTGTGCAGCCAGTAAACATTTTTTAG
- a CDS encoding cupredoxin domain-containing protein has protein sequence MRGFILVFGVGMGAALIMAVLWFAVPDNNVDVATTGDAVTVLEDGSQRITILARGGYSPRQVTAKAGIPTTLRMKTNGTYDCSASLVIPSLGYEATLPSTGEKDIQISASQAKGTLDGLCSMGMYSFRISFVN, from the coding sequence ATGAGAGGTTTTATTCTTGTCTTTGGCGTTGGTATGGGGGCTGCTTTAATAATGGCGGTACTATGGTTTGCTGTGCCGGACAATAACGTAGATGTGGCAACTACTGGAGACGCCGTGACAGTTCTCGAAGATGGTAGTCAGCGCATTACCATATTGGCCCGGGGAGGTTACTCGCCACGGCAGGTAACAGCAAAGGCTGGTATTCCTACGACGCTGCGTATGAAGACAAATGGTACGTACGATTGCTCGGCCAGTCTTGTTATACCGTCCTTAGGCTACGAAGCGACGTTACCCTCGACAGGTGAAAAAGATATTCAGATTTCGGCCAGTCAAGCTAAAGGAACGTTGGATGGCCTCTGTAGTATGGGCATGTACAGTTTTCGTATAAGCTTTGTTAATTAG